The segment CTCAGGGCTTCCATCATCCCCTCCCCAGGCAGGGTGGGGTTGAAAGGGGACCTTTCTGAGTTGGGGGAGGGGGCAACGCAGAGAGGGCTCAGCAATAGGGGGGAGTCCCGTATTGGGGTGACCCCATGGCGAGGGAGTAATTGGGTACCCCCCCCCTCATAGGGGCACTGAGACAGAATGAGGATGGGCCCTAAAATCCCCACCCTCATTCAGAGGGCTCAGATTTAGGGCACAGCCCCCCCAAAGCTATATCCTGGGGTACAGGGGTGTCCCCATATCATCCTTGTGGCATACACAGCTTTAAGGGACCCTATGTTCCCCACAACCCTATAGGAAGGAGGTCCAAGCCCTGATCCCAACGTAGCAATTACAGTGCAAAACCCACCCTAACAGCCCCATTCCagcccaaccccccccccccccttcccccccccccccttccccatccccttAAACACCTGGGGAGGCCCTGCCCCCTTCCCAGCAGCCCCTGTGCCCTGACCACACCCCCTCACCCCTATATAAACCCCATAGGGCACACATGGGGCAGTACTGGGGTTGGTGCTGTAGGGTGTTTCTGTTGGGGGGATTCTGGGTGCTTCTAGATTCCCCTCTGCTCCATGGAGCCACCCACGTGGACCCCAGGTAACGGGGGCTGAAGGGGAGGTCCTACTGAGGATTTTTGGGGGTTGCTGCTGTGGTTTTGAGGCTCCTATGAATTGAGAAGAGCTTTATATCCATGTTCCTTAGGGCTGATGGGGCTGAGCCCCTGTGAGCTTGGTGCCCTGTTAAGCAGTGGGGGGGAGGATGTGTTTGTTTCAGGTATTTGGGAGGTTGGCAATGCTGTACCCTGTCTCTCTAGGAGGGTCTTAATGCTTCAGGGGGGCCCTGGGGCCCTCAATTATGTTGTGCGTgtgggtggggttggggggtgggggggaaagaggaaggggaggCTAGTAATTGTTCCCCATTATTCTTCTGGTACAGTCCCCTAACCCTGCAGTGCCCCCCCTCCCTCAGCTCAGCCTTCCTTAATACTCCCTTACAGCAGGGGGGGCACCTATAATCCTGCCCTAGGGATGGCTGGCATCACCTCCTTGGTGAGAGGGCACGGAGTGGGGGAGGGGGTCCTCAGCTCATTtatggtggttttgttttgggaggtgggggggaggtTCACTACAAGCCCTCCATCTCTGTTTGGTTAGGGCCAAATCCCAGTGACAGTGTCActggtgtccctatgggggagaggaggaaagctggtgatggtggggggggggggtcccagggaTGCTCTAACCTCTCTCTCTCCGCAGCCCCCCCAGGGGACCCCGCTGCACTGATGCCTGCCAAAGAGGAAGCCCGCCCGCAGCCCGAGGGGGCCAGCTATGATGCAGCTGAGCGCAGCCCCCCCTCCaagggctgccccccaccaccaccGCCACCTCCATCGCTGCTCCCCGCTGACCCCCTGGACACTCGCATCGTGATGGGCGAGGAGACTCACTGCCCCCCTGAGCTGCCCCCTAAAACGCCCCCCCGGCATCCTGAGCTGCCCCCCGCCCGCCTCGACCCCGACCTCTTCTTCACAGCCCCCTCCACTCCAGTGCGGACGGGGGGGCCCCGCTTGAAGCCTGAGGAGGATGGAGGGGATGTGGAGAGTGAGGGGCTGGGCTcgccccccacctccccatccGGCTCCTACATGACGGCTGaggggggcagctgggggtcctCGGGCACAGCCAGCACGTCACCCTCCTGCTCACCCAACCTGCTGGCAGAGGTCCCTGATGGTGAGCCTGGTCCAGCAGCCTTCATCCGCCGCTCCTcgtcctcctcttcctcctccgaGGATGAGGATGTGGCCGTGACCTCCatagggcaggaggaggaggatgaagaagaagaggaagatgatgacGAAGGCAGCGGGCAGGAGGAAGGCTTCAGGCTGCCCCGGTCCCACATGGCTGCCCCTGGGCTCatccctgctgcactgctgcccttcCGTGGCAGCCTGCTTTTTGAGGCTGAGGCTGTGGAGATCACCCTGGTGCCAGCCCAGGCAGCGGCCGACCCGCTCTCgggtgaggatgaggaggcTGAAGATAATGATGAGGAGGACGCCAGCACCTCAGCCTCCTTCCTGCGCTCACTCTCTGAAACCTCCATCAACGAAGGGGTGGATGAGTCCTTTGCCTTCCGTGATGACACCTCAGCTTCCTCCGACTCGGCCTCCTATGACGGCGAGGAGGATGAGCGGCTCTATGGCACTGAGCGCCACGCACTGGGGGGGGCCCAAATGGCTGCCGCCACCACCCCTGGGGACACCGAGCCCTCCTCGGAGGCCTCTGGGGACATTGAGCTGCACCTGCGTGGTGACACGGCCCAGTTGGATGGGACTGGGGAGCAAGAGCGGGTGTCTCTGGGAGGGTCCCCACAGCATGAGGTGGCCCTGAGCCCCTCAGTTCTGGAGCCTACTCATGGCAGCGAGGACGATGCGTGCatggaggtggggatggagcAGCATGCTGCCCACCCGGAGGAGGAGGTCCCCATTGAGGCCCTCACCACGGAAGCTGACATAGAGCTGACGGATGAGGCCCCCATTGAGACCCTCACTGCGGGAGTCAACGTGGAACCATCGGATGAGGCATCCATCAAAGACCTTGCTACAGAAGTCTGTGTAGAGCCTGTGGTCGAAGCCTCCATTGAGGCCCTCAATGCAGAAGTCAGTGCAAAGCTGGTGGGTGAGACCTCCATGGAGGCACTTGCGGAAGTCAGCATGGAGCTGGTGGACAAAGCCCCCGCTGATTCCCTCAATGTGGAAGGCAACATGGAGCCTGCAGATGAGACCTCCACTGAGGCCTTCCCCACAGAAGTTGATGTAGGACTGGTGGATGAGGTCCCTGTTGAGGCCCTCTCTGCGGAAGTCAACGTGGAACGGATGGATGAGACCCTcagctcctcttcctcagaGATGGAGGAAGCCTCTACCCTGGAGCCTGATACCACGCAGGAGCTGGACCCCATCCCAGAGGAATGTCCTGCACCAGAGCCCCCTGTCCCCACAGAGCCACCGCTCCTGGAGGAGatcctgcaggaggaggaggtgccACCAGCTCCCATGATAGAGGCTCAGCTGGAGGCCACCCCCGgtgcagagctggaggctgcagcCAGTACCCTGCAGCCCCCCTGTGCTGGGGAGACCAAAGACCCCGAACTCAATGGGCTGGGGTGGGACACCTCATCCCTACCCACTGCTAATGGTGACCATGAGCTTGATGCTGTCCCAGCAGAGAGCCCTGAGCCTCCGTGTCCACCTGAGCAAGGCGATGACAGCGGGGAACCCCAGGAGGATGTGGGTGGCCATGGGGACAACAGGACAGATGCCATGCCTGCACCACTGGGGGCCCCCACCCTGGGTGGGGATGTGCAGGACGATGTCATTGAGCAGCCCCTTGAGGAGGATGCATCCCTCTGTGAGGATGGGGTGGCCTCAGGCAGTGAGTCCCCAGTGGTGGCACTGAGTGATGGTGGCAGTGAGGTGACGCAGGGTGTGGAGGAGACTCTCAGTCCCGCACTGGGAGGTATGGATGAGCCAGATGCTGCCTCTGAGGATGAAGTCTCCAGCAAGGATGTGGAGCAAGGCCAGAGCCCAGAGCCCACCCCTGCCTCTGAGGATTcgtccccagcactgctggacaCCTTGTGCTCCCACACCGACTCCAGCTTCTTCACCACCCCCCAGGACAGTGCGGGGGAAGCGGCTGCCCCTGGGGTCCcctctccagccccacagccctgcctggccctctgtgtgctgcccccagcccctgcACCCCCACCACTGCACTTCACTGCTTCAGAGCAAGAAGTGTATGTGGGGACTCCCCCAGACCCCCTTGAACTGCTCCCACCACCCGGTGCCTTGTTGGAGAGTGCGGAGGACCGCCAGCAAGTGGCCTCCATGCTGCAGGGGGTCTTTGGGGACCTGCCCACCCCAGGGAGCCCCAGCCAAGCCCCTGTGGAGCTGCCATGTCCTCCCTGTGCTGAGGATGAAGCTGCTGCACCTGAACCCAAAGAGACCCCAGAGCCCAGCGATGCAGGGAGCATCCAGTGTTCTCCCCCAGCCTCGCTGCAGCCAGACCCAGCCCCTATGCAGGGCCAGGAGCCCCCCATCAAGGAGTCCCTGCTCCTACTCAGTGAAGACCCCAATGCCAAAgtcctgctggaggaggagcatTCCCTGGCCCCCCCTGAGGAAGCGAAGGAGGAGGCAGTGAAGGCAGGATCCAGCCCCATGGAGGAGGTGGAAGAGGTGGTAGCAGTGGCAGGATCCAGCCccatggaggaggaggaggaagaggtggTAGCAGTGGCAGGATCCATCccacaggaggaggaggtgatAGCAGTGGCAGGATCCAttctgcaggaggaagaagacGTGGTGGTGGCGGCAGGATCCAGCCCcgtggaagaggaagaggagtcGGTGATGGTGGCAGAATCCATCcctcaggaggaggaagaggagtcAGTAGTGGTGGCAGGATCTGTCcctcaggaggaggaagaggaggtggtgATGGTGGCAGGATCCCTCcctcaggaggaggaagaggaggtggtgATGGTGGCAGGATCCCTCcctcaggaggaggaagaggaggtggtgATGGTGGCAGGATCCCTCcctcaggaggaggaagaggaggcggTAATGGAGGCAGGATCTGTCcctcaggaggaggaagaggaggcggTAATGGTGGCAGGATCCATTCctcaggaggaagaagaggtagCAGAATCCAGCtccaaggaggaggaagaggaggtggtggtggcagGATCCATCCCTCAGGAAGAGGAGGTGGTGATGGTGGCAGGATCCAGCTCCACACCTAGCCTTAAGGATGATCGTGAAGGCATGGAAGCCACCCCCAGCATCCCAGAGGCTGTTCTGCCCTTGGAACCCCCTCCAAAGCCCAGCTCCCCAGAGGACCCTGTGCCCCAAGAGCCCGCCAAGGCTGCAGTGCCCACTCCCAAGCTTGCAGTGCCCACTGAGGCTGTAGAGCCCATTCCTAAGGCTGTGGCACCTGTTGCCATCCcgctgcctgctccctgcccaccGCTCTCCAAACTCATCCAAGtgcctcctctctcctcctcgCCACTGCCACGCTTGGAGGACACCTCAGGGCTCAGCGAGGCCACGCGGCCGGAGGAACGTCCATCTGTCCTGCCGGCCTccaggaagctgctggaggGTGAGCTGCCTGTTTCCATTGCTGTGTGTGCCCTCTGGGGGTCCCAAGAGGTGTGGGGTTGGGCAGTACTGGGATCAGGGTGGGCATGGAACACCTGGAGTTGGACTCCTGGAGTGGAACACCTTGGAGTTGGACTCCTGGAGTCCCAACCGAGTCCCATTTTTGAGAGGTATTCAATGGGATTGAGCATAATGGGTTCCCATTGTCCATGAAGGTGTCCATCTTGTGACCTCAGTATCTCCCATCCTCCCCATAGCCCCAGAGCCATCCCCACAGAAGGAGAAGACGAGGGGCAGGAAGGCACCAGCTGGCAGTAAGGGTGCACGAGGGCTGGAGGCAGAAGGGGGACCCCGCCGTGCACCCCGGGGCTCAGTGCAGTCTGAATCCAGCTCCTCCAGTGAGGCAGAGTTGCCCTACcgtgtccccagccctgctgaacACCTGCCTGCCATCGCCCTGCTTGAGGACAAGGCAGCACCGCGGCATGGTGAGGCCAACCATAAAGGTGAGGGGTGGGGTACAGGGAGGGCTTTGGGGCATTGAGATGAGTGTCACCTTCACTGCAGCCCCTGTGTCTTGTGTAGGATCGTGCAATGAGTCTGAGAGCAATGATGAGTCCATCCCGGAGCTGGAGGAACCGGAGGGTGCAGAGCCACAGCCGATGCAGACCCAGGTAGGGCTGCAGGCTTGGGGACTCTGTCCCCAGGCACCTGGGGGACCATGACATCCCATCACCCAATGCTGTGCCCCACAGGCGCCGCTCACCCACTCTCTGGGCACCGGGGAGGAGAGCATCAGTAAAGCCAAGCAGAGCCGCAGTGAGAAGAAGGCCAGGAAGGTGGGATGGATGCTCGTGTCCTGTGGCTTTggggtggtggcactggggtgatgtccccatccccatgggaTGAGCAGGGAGGGGACATGGGCTGGGAGATTAGCTTGGCAGGGGGCACATGTCCCTGAGGTCATAGCTGGCTGCCATCAGGGtgtccctctgtgctggggGGTGGTCTCATCCCAGCTACCCCTGGGGATAGTACTGTCCTTATTGTGTCCTCCCATTGCTGGAGGGCTGGGGACCCTGGTGATGTTGGACATAATGTATGGAGCTCACCCTTGCGTCTCCTTCCTCAGGCCATGTCCAAGCTGGGACTGAGGCAGATCCATGGTGTCACCCGCATCACCATCCGCAAGTCCAAGAACATTCTCTTTGTCATCACCAAGCCTGATGTCTTCAAGAGCCCTGCATCTGACATCTACATCGTCTTTGGGGAAGCCAaggtggggcagggctgtgggtgcaTCCTGGGGTCAGATGACCTGTGGGGACCATCCAGTGACCTTCCTTGTCCCTGCAGATAGAGGACCTGTCGCAGCAGGTGCACAAGGCTGCAGCTGAGAAGTTCAAGGTGCCCATGGAGCACTCCCCACTGATCACAGAGACAGCGCCTGCGCTCACCATCAAGGAGGAgagcgaggaggaggaagaggttGGTgggcggctgctgctggggtTGGATAGGGTGATGGGAGGCAACCAGTTTGGCACTGGGTGGCTGCCAACAGGGCTGGCTTAggggggttgggttgggtggTGGGAGGCTACCAATAGGATTGAGGTGTTGGGTTGGGTGGTAGCCCAGGGGTTGACAGCACTGTTCCTGCTCCCACAGGTGGATGAGACAGGGTTGGAAGTGCGGGACATAGAGTTGGTCATGGCCCAGGCCAATGTCTCACGTCCCAAAGCTGTGCGGGCACTCAGGCACAACAATAACGACATCGTCAATGCCATCATGGTGAGTAGGGGTGTCCTCATCCCTTATGTTTTTGGGGGTACAGTCCAGCCCTGCATTGACGCTGTGCTCTctcctgcaggagctgaccatgtagcggccggccccggccccctGTATAGGTGCACAGTTCTCCTCACCCTGATGTCCCTCCTTGAGCCCCATGCCTCTGCCTTGCCCGCCTCCTAATGCTCAATAAATGGCCTCATGTATCACTTGGATCGCACCCTGCCTCCCTGCGTGGTGATTGGGGGTCCTCTCCctgggggttggaagggtcctaaAGCCCCTGTATGGCCTGCAAGATGGGGACCAGGTAATTGGGGATGTGGAGTTAGGTGGGACATACGTGGGGTGGCTGGGATggaggctgcaggcagtggcATCTGCCCATGGGGTTGAGCTCTGTTCCCTATCCTGATGGTGTGCAATAGGCAGGGGCCTCTCTTGGGGGATGAGCAGTGGCTGGTGGAGCTCTGAGTTCCCCAACCCTTGGACCTTGAGGCTTTGCATGCCTCACGTTAAATGATATGACATACTTTGGTGCGCTGTAGAGAGGCAGGTGAGGGTTTTAACAAGGAGACAGGCCACAGCCAGGTGCAGAGTTATATTTACCTGTAACAAATACTCCATACAGAAAGCATACATACAAAACACCCCCGGGGCGTCCCCGGCTCCCCCTGCGGTGCTCGGGGTCTTGGGCAGCGCGGGGGCTTGTCgtggtggggagcagcagcgGGGTTTTGTGGGGGAAGCACTCAGTCACCTCAACAGAGTTTTGACAAACAGTTCTCTCCAGAACTAAATCACATTTCCCAGTGAACAAAGTATAAAAAAATACCATGAGCTGCTACGGCTTCTGCTAAATGCATCTCTGTATACAATCATTTCAAAAATAGGGCTTTTCCAGATCTCCTTAAGCCGTCAGTGACTCAAGTGTCAGTTTGTGTAATTTGTGGTGTTTTCTCCTTTATAAATCTGCATGTGTGTAAGAAGGCACTGAGGACTCAGCATAGCCAGGGCTCTGGAGCAATGCTCCCATGCTCAGTGGGAGCTCAATGCCGGTGCTCCTGACTtgtgaggttttcttttttcacttacCCTGCTggtgcaggggctgcagctctccttgctCTCCTGCTTGTGGTCCATCTGCTGACAGAGCAGCCTCAATGGCGAAGGGAAGAGTTTTATGGCCGTGATTTGTGGTGTGGAGCTGCCTTAAAAGGAAGTGCCCCATAGCAGGACACAAGTGTGCACCTTTTAAAGATGAAGCGCTGAGCTGTGGGGTCATTGGGGCTGCAATCCTGgactgctgtgcctgcaggagcagggtAAGAGGTAACCTGAGGGGCAGGGCTGAGTGAGGGGGAGGATGCAGGGATGAAGGCTTGGCTCTGGTGGACTCTGTCCCAGCTGTAAAGGGAGCGTGGCAGGATGGCACCAAAGTGGTGGATCCATAGTGGAAAGGCAGAGAACTGTTTGGTTAATGAGAGCAGCCTGGGCACTGGGAGGATAGTAGCAAGCTTCTGTCTGGGGCTGCAGAGGATCAGCAATGTTAAATGACAGTGGGAGCTCTGGGATGTGTTATTGCAGTGGAAGCAGTGCAGGATGCAGACACAGTCCTGCACAGGACAAAGCACAGAGGAATGTGCTGGAGGGGCTGGATTTTCCTGCAAAGTGCTGAGCAAGTGTCTGGGCTTGGGTGCTATAGAGGCCAGCCAGCTCCAGGCAAGGGCATGGGGATACCTCTGTGTCCCTGTTCTATACACACCAGAGCCTCCCCTACTCCTCACTGCATTTGGTCCTTCTTCCAACCCAGCACCTTCCCAGGATGGTGCTAGAGCTGCTTTGGGCAAGGGCAGGGCTTCAGTGGTAcaatgctgagcacagcagcactcctgAGTATGAAACAAAACAGGGACAGGCCTTTCCTAAAGGGGCTGCAGCCTGTGCTTCCCCTCGTACCCACGGAAGTGGGCAAAGAAAGGgaagctccagctctgctccctgcccagcacagcctgcccaaGCCTgtgctctcttccttctgcttgtgtttctgcACTGACTGTGCTTGCTCCTACCTCAGCTCCTGTGTGCccagcaagcagagctgtgtgcctgTGGGATCTGCCAGCACCTCCCTTCAAGCAGGATTGCTTCCTGGGCAAGGgatacagattaaaaaaataagtgtgtATTTATAACCAcatgtaaaatatttacaatatgTACACCGTGTGCTGGAGACCCCACTGTGTTTGTCTAGGAGCAGCTCTCACCCCCCATGGGTGTGTGATAATATCCTTGGGGCCCTCAGGAGCCAGCAGAGGCTTTGTGCCACCTCCCACCACTGTGAACATGGGACAGGTGCTGCCTCCATCCTGCCACTGCTGGAGCAAAGGCAACGAGCGGATGGATGGGGTTTGTAATCCAGGCTCCCTGCAGGACAGAAGCAAAAGCACAGAACTTGGGGACCCAGCTGAGAGCAAGCTGAAAgagaatgggggggggggggagggaagcagaGCCCCTGCAGGCCTGGATGCAAAATGCTGTGCCAACTGCAAGGCTAGGCTTAAATAATTCACATTGTGGTAAACTTCATTCAaaagaggggaggaggagagcagttACAAGAAGGACACCATGTGCAAAACTGTAAACCAGGGAGGGAGAGGGCTGTAGGCAACCTGTCTCCACATAGGGCTCTCCCAGCCTCGCTCCCCACTCGGTGACGGAACCAGGGAAGGCTGGAGGATgggctcctgccctgctcctcctTTGCAGCGTGCCTTTGGCAACGCACACCTTCACAGTAAGAGGGCACAGATGGCCGTTGGTGCGGATGGGAGAGTAACTACATCCTGCTCCACCCCAAAAACCTCTTTGGAAACGAGGGTCTGTTGGGCAGGTGCTGCCAAAGCCGGCTGGCCCTCAGGAGGAGTCGCGGTCCATGCTGCAGCCCAGCGCCTCGATGTCGTTGCTGATGTGTGAGATCATGCGGTCCCACTCGTCCTCCTCCGAGGGCACTGACTGGTCATCCGAGCTGCCAGCCGCGCCGTTGCCGTTGGTGGTGGAGTTGGAGGTGGTGCTCAGCGTCCGCCTGTACCTCCCAAAGCTGTCTGTGATGATACCGCGGCCGTCCTTCACCCCGATGGTTTCCAGGAAGTTCTCAAAGTGTTGGCTGTCCTTCTCGGGAATGAAGGGCCGTAGGCCTTTCccagggaagaaaatgcaaggaGGAAAACATGAGCTGCAGTGTTTCACATGGGTAGGGTTTGCTGGAGGAGCTTGGTTTGGGGTtcaggctctgagcagtgctTTTGGGGCTGCTGGTGCTCCCATCTCGTGGCTGTGTGTCGTGATGACAGCCCCAGGAAAGGCAGATGTGTATGGGCCAAGGACAATTCCTGGGGCTGAAGTGGGATTTCCCAGCTCAAAAGGATTGTCTGTGGCTTCATCACTGAGCCATATTGCTGGGCTTTGCACATCTCGTTAATGTAACAGCATTAGCATGAGATTAAGTCCCTCGACAGAGTGCATGCAGAGCACTTGGGGGCCATCTGTCCCCATCTCTGCACCCTGCTGTGGGCCAGCGTCACAGACTGGGCACTGTCACCACGGGGTCACAGCATGGGGTTATGGAGCGAGTGGCTGCATTACAGCAGCCAACACAGCTCTGTCTCAGGAAGCTTCTGGGTGTGCTGCTTACTCTCCTTACCTCTCCCAACCCCACCTTTAGGGCCGTAGTGATCCCCCCCCATCAAGGAAACTGTACACCTGAAAATTTGCAAGACCTCtggtgggggctgcaggagggagttagagctctgtgatctttaaggtccccgTCCAAGCtaagccattcaatgattctttACAGGAAAGCCAAGTccaagctgcttttcagcagtgtggTCAATATAAAAGCAGCCTCCCAGCATAGGGATCGTGTTGTGCGTTGGCTTTGGTAATGGCGACATGAAAAGCAAGCAGGCTGCGTGCACAGGGATGAAAGAAAATGCCTTTGTGCTGGTGCAGATGCCTGACTGCACTTCTGCGTGCCCAGGACAAAGGGAGTGGAGGCCACGCTGCCccccctccctgtgctgttGAGTCACTCTGactgctttcagcagctctCCATCTaaatgagagcagaaaaaaaaggcactatgtgcagcagcaccatgcaTCTGCGAGTGAGAGCTGGGGCAGGGCCCTGAGCTCAGCCTCAAGGTTCCTTTGCTCCCTGCTATTAATGCTCTTTCCGATTATTAGAGCCAAAGTCAAAGCAAGAAGCTTGAGTTGAGGGACTCTGAGAGCCTCTGAGGCAGTTGGCCTCCTTTTagtgaagggaaaggaaatggtCCTGCCTGCTTCCCAGGTAATGGTGTCACCACGTGTCTGCTGGCATTGTGCTTGGTGCACACCTTCCCTCCATGACTGTAAGGTCACACTGTGAGAGCACAAGTCCTTGAGGCACCCTCATCAGTCCAACAAGCTGAACACCCAAACTGTACTGTGTTGAACACCTCAGTGCTTGGCCATGACCCAGCACCTGCTCCAGGGATGCAGGGACATTGAGTGCTACCATTAAGCCACCAAACCAAGGTGTTTCAGGAGCCAAGGAGCTCATATGGAACTCAGAAGACAACCAGCAGCAGGCACAAGCAAAGCCAGACACAGAGGGAAGACACTCACCCAAGAGCAGGAACTTCCTACTGTCCCCATAGAGCTGCTTCAAGTTGATGCAGAACTCATGTATCGAGGCTCCGTTGCGATATTCGTGCAGGAGCATTGCAAACTGCTGGATCTCTTGGGAAGA is part of the Gallus gallus isolate bGalGal1 chromosome 2, bGalGal1.mat.broiler.GRCg7b, whole genome shotgun sequence genome and harbors:
- the NACAD gene encoding NAC-alpha domain-containing protein 1 isoform X1 — protein: MPGETATSQGLQLEGAPPGDPAALMPAKEEARPQPEGASYDAAERSPPSKGCPPPPPPPPSLLPADPLDTRIVMGEETHCPPELPPKTPPRHPELPPARLDPDLFFTAPSTPVRTGGPRLKPEEDGGDVESEGLGSPPTSPSGSYMTAEGGSWGSSGTASTSPSCSPNLLAEVPDGEPGPAAFIRRSSSSSSSSEDEDVAVTSIGQEEEDEEEEEDDDEGSGQEEGFRLPRSHMAAPGLIPAALLPFRGSLLFEAEAVEITLVPAQAAADPLSGEDEEAEDNDEEDASTSASFLRSLSETSINEGVDESFAFRDDTSASSDSASYDGEEDERLYGTERHALGGAQMAAATTPGDTEPSSEASGDIELHLRGDTAQLDGTGEQERVSLGGSPQHEVALSPSVLEPTHGSEDDACMEVGMEQHAAHPEEEVPIEALTTEADIELTDEAPIETLTAGVNVEPSDEASIKDLATEVCVEPVVEASIEALNAEVSAKLVGETSMEALAEVSMELVDKAPADSLNVEGNMEPADETSTEAFPTEVDVGLVDEVPVEALSAEVNVERMDETLSSSSSEMEEASTLEPDTTQELDPIPEECPAPEPPVPTEPPLLEEILQEEEVPPAPMIEAQLEATPGAELEAAASTLQPPCAGETKDPELNGLGWDTSSLPTANGDHELDAVPAESPEPPCPPEQGDDSGEPQEDVGGHGDNRTDAMPAPLGAPTLGGDVQDDVIEQPLEEDASLCEDGVASGSESPVVALSDGGSEVTQGVEETLSPALGGMDEPDAASEDEVSSKDVEQGQSPEPTPASEDSSPALLDTLCSHTDSSFFTTPQDSAGEAAAPGVPSPAPQPCLALCVLPPAPAPPPLHFTASEQEVYVGTPPDPLELLPPPGALLESAEDRQQVASMLQGVFGDLPTPGSPSQAPVELPCPPCAEDEAAAPEPKETPEPSDAGSIQCSPPASLQPDPAPMQGQEPPIKESLLLLSEDPNAKVLLEEEHSLAPPEEAKEEAVKAGSSPMEEVEEVVAVAGSSPMEEEEEEVVAVAGSIPQEEEVIAVAGSILQEEEDVVVAAGSSPVEEEEESVMVAESIPQEEEEESVVVAGSVPQEEEEEVVMVAGSLPQEEEEEVVMVAGSLPQEEEEEVVMVAGSLPQEEEEEAVMEAGSVPQEEEEEAVMVAGSIPQEEEEVAESSSKEEEEEVVVAGSIPQEEEVVMVAGSSSTPSLKDDREGMEATPSIPEAVLPLEPPPKPSSPEDPVPQEPAKAAVPTPKLAVPTEAVEPIPKAVAPVAIPLPAPCPPLSKLIQVPPLSSSPLPRLEDTSGLSEATRPEERPSVLPASRKLLEAPEPSPQKEKTRGRKAPAGSKGARGLEAEGGPRRAPRGSVQSESSSSSEAELPYRVPSPAEHLPAIALLEDKAAPRHGEANHKGSCNESESNDESIPELEEPEGAEPQPMQTQAPLTHSLGTGEESISKAKQSRSEKKARKAMSKLGLRQIHGVTRITIRKSKNILFVITKPDVFKSPASDIYIVFGEAKIEDLSQQVHKAAAEKFKVPMEHSPLITETAPALTIKEESEEEEEVDETGLEVRDIELVMAQANVSRPKAVRALRHNNNDIVNAIMELTM
- the NACAD gene encoding NAC-alpha domain-containing protein 1 isoform X4, translated to MPGETATSQGLQLEGAPPGDPAALMPAKEEARPQPEGASYDAAERSPPSKGCPPPPPPPPSLLPADPLDTRIVMGEETHCPPELPPKTPPRHPELPPARLDPDLFFTAPSTPVRTGGPRLKPEEDGGDVESEGLGSPPTSPSGSYMTAEGGSWGSSGTASTSPSCSPNLLAEVPDGEPGPAAFIRRSSSSSSSSEDEDVAVTSIGQEEEDEEEEEDDDEGSGQEEGFRLPRSHMAAPGLIPAALLPFRGSLLFEAEAVEITLVPAQAAADPLSGEDEEAEDNDEEDASTSASFLRSLSETSINEGVDESFAFRDDTSASSDSASYDGEEDERLYGTERHALGGAQMAAATTPGDTEPSSEASGDIELHLRGDTAQLDGTGEQERVSLGGSPQHEVALSPSVLEPTHGSEDDACMEVGMEQHAAHPEEEVPIEALTTEADIELTDEAPIETLTAGVNVEPSDEASIKDLATEVCVEPVVEASIEALNAEVSAKLVGETSMEALAEVSMELVDKAPADSLNVEGNMEPADETSTEAFPTEVDVGLVDEVPVEALSAEVNVERMDETLSSSSSEMEEASTLEPDTTQELDPIPEECPAPEPPVPTEPPLLEEILQEEEVPPAPMIEAQLEATPGAELEAAASTLQPPCAGETKDPELNGLGWDTSSLPTANGDHELDAVPAESPEPPCPPEQGDDSGEPQEDVGGHGDNRTDAMPAPLGAPTLGGDVQDDVIEQPLEEDASLCEDGVASGSESPVVALSDGGSEVTQGVEETLSPALGGMDEPDAASEDEVSSKDVEQGQSPEPTPASEDSSPALLDTLCSHTDSSFFTTPQDSAGEAAAPGVPSPAPQPCLALCVLPPAPAPPPLHFTASEQEVYVGTPPDPLELLPPPGALLESAEDRQQVASMLQGVFGDLPTPGSPSQAPVELPCPPCAEDEAAAPEPKETPEPSDAGSIQCSPPASLQPDPAPMQGQEPPIKESLLLLSEDPNAKVLLEEEHSLAPPEEAKEEAVKAGSSPMEEVEEVVAVAGSSPMEEEEEEVVAVAGSIPQEEEVIAVAGSILQEEEDVVVAAGSSPVEEEEESVMVAESIPQEEEEESVVVAGSVPQEEEEEVVMVAGSLPQEEEEEVVMVAGSLPQEEEEEVVMVAGSLPQEEEEEAVMEAGSVPQEEEEEAVMVAGSIPQEEEEVAESSSKEEEEEVVVAGSIPQEEEVVMVAGSSSTPSLKDDREGMEATPSIPEAVLPLEPPPKPSSPEDPVPQEPAKAAVPTPKLAVPTEAVEPIPKAVAPVAIPLPAPCPPLSKLIQVPPLSSSPLPRLEDTSGLSEATRPEERPSVLPASRKLLEAPEPSPQKEKTRGRKAPAGSKGARGLEAEGGPRRAPRGSVQSESSSSSEAELPYRVPSPAEHLPAIALLEDKAAPRHAPVSCVGSCNESESNDESIPELEEPEGAEPQPMQTQAPLTHSLGTGEESISKAKQSRSEKKARKAMSKLGLRQIHGVTRITIRKSKNILFVITKPDVFKSPASDIYIVFGEAKIEDLSQQVHKAAAEKFKVPMEHSPLITETAPALTIKEESEEEEEVDETGLEVRDIELVMAQANVSRPKAVRALRHNNNDIVNAIMELTM